In the Flagellimonas sp. HMM57 genome, one interval contains:
- a CDS encoding GNAT family N-acetyltransferase, whose amino-acid sequence MLLAKINFFDELFDKGTIPSFITGIAYKKNNDTFFKVENPNRNKIGNKNLYSVRLVPNYIKISTDKSFNMKRVIQENKGYAIQLNGFTDVDDYVKHQFKKRSNNILKLKKRLDTCLNTSYEKYYGDIPKKTYVFLMTNLRLMLTRRFEQRKEVNKTLSNWQELENLVYNLILNKKASLFAIYHNSEPIQISLQYHFNHIVHAGITAYDIDYQKFGLGNTAIYEQIGWCYSNKQQVLELGYGDLDYKRAWSNYMYNFEHLIFYKKKWFAAIKGKTEYCSVKTKEFLKTKHVHLFLKHIGVKIKKFGKHKTVPKSNASLRYIKKNIENLNGYADLKEIDINDKRTIKRMSNDFLFSNKERYDDLKVFEISSEKGSYIFSGKNKIELVKTTI is encoded by the coding sequence ATGCTATTGGCGAAGATCAATTTTTTTGATGAACTATTTGATAAGGGAACTATACCGTCATTTATTACGGGAATTGCTTATAAGAAGAATAATGACACATTCTTTAAGGTAGAAAACCCTAATAGAAATAAGATTGGGAATAAAAATCTATATTCTGTTAGGTTGGTACCCAACTACATAAAAATTTCAACGGACAAATCTTTTAACATGAAACGTGTTATCCAAGAGAATAAAGGATACGCCATTCAGCTAAATGGATTTACCGATGTGGACGACTATGTAAAACATCAATTTAAAAAACGGTCCAATAACATACTAAAATTAAAAAAGAGATTGGACACCTGTCTTAATACCAGTTATGAAAAATATTATGGGGATATTCCAAAGAAAACTTATGTTTTTCTCATGACCAATTTAAGGCTGATGTTGACAAGGCGTTTTGAGCAACGTAAAGAAGTCAACAAAACATTATCGAACTGGCAGGAACTGGAAAATTTGGTCTACAATCTTATTCTTAATAAAAAAGCTTCTTTGTTTGCAATTTACCATAATTCAGAACCCATACAAATCTCGTTACAATATCATTTTAATCATATTGTACATGCAGGTATCACAGCTTATGATATCGATTATCAAAAATTTGGTTTGGGCAATACGGCTATCTACGAGCAAATTGGTTGGTGCTACTCCAATAAACAGCAAGTATTGGAGCTCGGTTATGGAGATTTGGATTATAAGAGGGCTTGGAGCAATTATATGTACAATTTTGAGCACTTGATCTTTTATAAAAAAAAATGGTTCGCTGCAATTAAGGGAAAAACCGAGTACTGTAGCGTCAAAACAAAGGAGTTTTTAAAAACAAAACATGTACATCTATTTTTAAAGCATATTGGCGTCAAAATAAAAAAGTTTGGGAAACATAAAACCGTACCCAAAAGTAATGCTTCGTTGCGCTACATTAAGAAAAATATAGAAAACTTAAATGGGTATGCCGATTTAAAGGAAATTGACATCAATGATAAAAGGACAATCAAACGTATGTCAAACGATTTTTTGTTTTCCAACAAAGAAAGGTACGATGACCTGAAGGTATTTGAAATAAGTTCGGAGAAAGGAAGCTACATTTTTAGTGGAAAAAACAAGATTGAACTGGTAAAGACCACAATATGA
- a CDS encoding GNAT family N-acetyltransferase: MFTFLRNIIPEPIDFLLHFLEKRSTAAFFPDIYNTLLNRKIYNRPTSYTNFFEKKIHTVFDVPGYLLGNLHSESTGITAKRVDMYKGYLINLKDYTDIDDYLQNRFTSKRRAQFRGYQKRLELSFSTDFKIFYGDIDKTTYDFLFKEFRQMLEKRSIQKRIINDELEHWHIYQSIAYKLILDKQAYLSVLYDGKKPISICLNLIYDTVVYGCIKTHDIDYAKFSVGFIDLIKQLEWCFDNHFEIFDFLKGDYDYKAKWVDGEYFFQKYIVYDEKSIIIKWVALGIIKKYELLYRFARWVKHFNIHTQYRSYRASKYYRKTKSYDQRRLAIARINRVPEKVTAQVDMGNIEHAFLKKPLNDFLYSNKCHSSTVSVLKDEINSNIFYIHNSKEAIKIVVASK; this comes from the coding sequence ATGTTTACGTTTTTGAGAAATATCATACCTGAACCAATAGACTTTTTGCTTCATTTTTTAGAAAAACGTTCAACCGCTGCTTTCTTTCCAGATATATACAATACGTTACTCAACCGCAAAATTTATAACAGACCTACCTCCTACACCAATTTCTTCGAAAAAAAAATCCACACTGTCTTTGATGTTCCCGGTTACCTCTTGGGCAATCTCCATTCTGAAAGTACGGGAATAACAGCTAAAAGAGTGGACATGTACAAAGGATACCTCATTAATCTTAAAGACTATACCGATATTGACGATTACCTTCAAAATAGATTTACTTCTAAAAGAAGAGCTCAATTTAGAGGATACCAAAAGAGATTGGAGCTTTCCTTCTCTACCGACTTTAAAATTTTTTATGGGGATATCGACAAAACCACCTATGATTTTCTGTTCAAAGAATTTCGACAAATGCTGGAAAAGCGATCTATACAAAAAAGAATAATCAATGATGAACTTGAGCACTGGCACATCTACCAAAGCATTGCATATAAGCTTATTCTTGACAAACAAGCGTACCTATCCGTTTTATATGATGGCAAAAAACCAATAAGCATCTGCTTAAACCTTATTTATGATACTGTTGTTTACGGTTGCATAAAAACACATGATATTGATTATGCGAAATTTTCCGTAGGCTTTATAGATTTAATAAAACAATTGGAATGGTGCTTTGACAACCATTTTGAAATTTTTGATTTTCTAAAAGGAGATTATGATTATAAGGCCAAATGGGTAGACGGAGAGTATTTTTTTCAGAAATACATTGTTTACGATGAAAAGTCAATCATTATAAAATGGGTCGCACTGGGCATCATAAAAAAATATGAACTTTTATATCGTTTTGCTCGCTGGGTCAAACACTTTAATATACATACCCAATACAGGAGTTATAGAGCTTCAAAGTACTATAGAAAAACTAAATCGTATGACCAAAGACGATTGGCAATAGCCAGAATCAACAGAGTCCCCGAGAAGGTAACCGCACAAGTAGATATGGGCAATATTGAACATGCATTTCTTAAAAAACCCTTGAATGACTTTTTATATTCCAATAAATGCCATAGTAGCACCGTTAGTGTTTTGAAAGATGAAATAAATTCGAATATTTTCTATATTCATAATAGTAAAGAGGCAATAAAAATTGTGGTAGCGTCCAAATAG
- a CDS encoding GNAT family N-acetyltransferase, with product MFPKKTVVKNFMASFLGERTVSPFYEKVFNTFNKELIYNYPVTTKADTLFIIEDVPDYLQVELPETFNDLKLKKVSLYDGYLIDFTKYKNLDEYLNQHFGKTSRSKLRRYVNRLELCFEVTYKMYYGHIDKKSYDFLFQEFKYMLNRRFDQKQECNYELQHWDEFHELTYELILEKKASLFVIYNGEKPINICMNMVYDKILFSNVSCYDIDYSAFNLGTIDMLKHIEWCYDNGFEVMDLLKGYLYYKKRWINHCYKYQFHYIYLSRDKLATVIATVKRLKTGTYFTILNFLKKWNVHIWYRNLLKYKYRKTKVNKNQKVFKIQTHEPSENCSNLSNKTKINLEADGFSYLRKVVFDFLYSKHESYRDTKVFRFNKNTNEFLIKGKNHCQLIECKTIEG from the coding sequence ATGTTCCCCAAAAAAACTGTTGTTAAAAACTTCATGGCTTCCTTTTTAGGGGAAAGAACGGTTTCACCGTTCTATGAAAAGGTATTCAATACCTTCAATAAAGAACTTATTTATAATTATCCAGTAACTACAAAAGCAGATACACTTTTCATTATTGAAGATGTCCCCGATTATTTACAAGTTGAGCTTCCTGAAACCTTTAATGATTTGAAGCTGAAAAAAGTATCGCTCTATGACGGATATCTGATAGACTTTACCAAATACAAAAACCTTGATGAATACCTAAATCAACATTTTGGTAAGACCAGTAGGTCAAAACTTAGAAGATATGTCAATAGATTGGAACTATGTTTTGAGGTAACTTATAAAATGTATTATGGTCACATTGATAAAAAGTCTTACGATTTTTTGTTCCAAGAGTTTAAATATATGCTCAATAGACGTTTTGATCAGAAACAAGAGTGTAATTACGAGTTACAGCATTGGGATGAATTCCATGAACTTACTTACGAGCTTATTCTAGAAAAAAAAGCATCCCTATTTGTAATTTATAACGGAGAAAAGCCCATAAATATCTGTATGAACATGGTCTATGATAAGATTTTGTTTTCCAATGTAAGTTGCTATGATATTGACTATAGCGCCTTTAACTTGGGCACTATAGACATGCTCAAACACATAGAGTGGTGCTATGACAATGGCTTTGAAGTCATGGATCTATTAAAAGGATATTTATACTATAAAAAAAGATGGATCAACCACTGCTATAAATACCAATTTCACTACATCTATCTTTCGCGGGATAAGCTTGCCACGGTTATAGCAACGGTGAAAAGGTTAAAAACCGGAACATATTTTACGATATTAAATTTTTTGAAAAAATGGAATGTACATATCTGGTACAGAAACCTATTGAAGTACAAGTACCGTAAAACAAAGGTCAATAAAAATCAGAAAGTTTTTAAAATACAGACGCATGAGCCATCAGAGAATTGCTCCAATCTTTCAAATAAAACAAAAATCAACTTGGAAGCTGACGGATTTTCTTATTTGAGAAAGGTTGTTTTCGATTTTTTGTATTCAAAACACGAATCGTATAGAGACACTAAAGTATTCCGTTTCAACAAAAACACGAACGAATTCCTTATAAAGGGCAAAAATCATTGTCAATTGATTGAATGCAAAACAATAGAAGGGTGA
- a CDS encoding GNAT family N-acetyltransferase, whose protein sequence is MKNFTKIQRIELFSEVFDNNTMPSVIEGISCFGQKEILNTNVNKQGEMGSEKVYSMRLVPNYMALKLHLDQTFKVKKILQENWGYSILLKDFSSVDQYINEQFKANFRKLVKRYVTRLESSFEINYRFIHGNIARQEYHSIMEALKGMIIRRFGQKGENSNDLYKWPELMSKTFDQINTGKASLFIIYHEELPIEISLNYHFGTILFSAVSSYNIDYAKFGLGHVEIYKQLEWCISNGYVCFEMGVGGMDYKRRWSNNIYQFEHHVIYGKNSIEERLLGNIETMRISLKEYLKSKKLNLISFKIKSLALLASKSKNTKYRITYLDDAIPKTGFTIIDSQNVKNNSLKKHIYDFLYLNRERLKEVEILEIEKGKYYIVKGINKSMELKKVG, encoded by the coding sequence ATGAAAAACTTTACCAAAATACAACGGATAGAATTGTTTTCGGAAGTGTTCGATAATAACACCATGCCATCAGTAATTGAAGGGATATCCTGTTTTGGGCAAAAGGAGATTCTTAATACAAATGTCAATAAGCAAGGGGAAATGGGCAGTGAAAAAGTATATTCCATGCGTTTAGTTCCTAATTACATGGCACTTAAACTACACTTGGACCAAACTTTTAAAGTCAAAAAAATTCTTCAGGAGAATTGGGGTTACAGCATTTTATTAAAAGATTTTTCCAGTGTGGACCAGTACATCAATGAACAGTTTAAGGCCAATTTTAGAAAGTTGGTAAAAAGATATGTAACCAGATTGGAATCATCATTTGAAATCAACTACAGGTTTATCCATGGAAATATAGCAAGGCAAGAATACCATTCTATTATGGAAGCCTTGAAGGGAATGATAATTAGAAGATTTGGACAGAAAGGTGAAAATAGTAATGATCTGTACAAATGGCCGGAACTCATGTCCAAAACATTTGATCAAATCAATACAGGAAAAGCTTCGCTATTTATTATCTATCATGAAGAATTGCCCATAGAGATTTCTTTGAACTATCATTTTGGCACTATTCTTTTTAGCGCTGTTTCCTCGTACAATATCGACTATGCCAAATTTGGTCTTGGCCACGTTGAAATCTATAAACAGTTGGAATGGTGCATCTCCAATGGATATGTGTGCTTTGAAATGGGTGTTGGCGGAATGGATTATAAACGAAGATGGAGCAATAATATCTATCAATTTGAACATCATGTCATCTATGGTAAAAACTCCATAGAAGAAAGATTGCTAGGCAACATTGAAACGATGCGAATTTCCTTAAAAGAGTATCTAAAATCCAAAAAACTCAATTTAATATCGTTTAAAATTAAATCTTTGGCACTTCTTGCATCAAAATCAAAAAATACCAAGTATAGGATAACCTACCTGGATGATGCAATACCAAAGACAGGATTCACAATAATTGATTCACAAAACGTGAAGAACAACTCCTTAAAGAAACATATATATGACTTTCTATATCTAAATCGTGAACGTTTGAAAGAAGTGGAAATCCTAGAAATAGAAAAAGGCAAATATTACATTGTAAAGGGAATAAATAAAAGTATGGAACTTAAGAAAGTGGGATGA
- a CDS encoding MBOAT family protein: MASEPSLVILLLVSTSVDYLCGLKMATVTSRKSKKLLLALSVSVNVGLLFVFKYLKFFTLNIKELLFFFGLEMDTSSASTGYNFAEILLPVGISFYTFQTMAYSIQIYRGDIQPEKHFGKFALYVAFFPQLVAGPIERASRLIPQLKKKVYFNYKEIRKGIFYMAWGLFLKIVVADRLGIYVDLAFNDPEYYQGPPLILGHWFFGFQIYYDFAAYTAIAIGVAKTLGVDLIQNFNRPFFSKSADEFWRRWHISLMQWMRDYLYRPLIKDFKFNRLSAVLLVFFITGLWHGANWTFIIWGMLNALLLILEVATKPIRKKIIQKLSFPKRLFSIMGFGFIFTYIMFSLIFFRSPSLSHAILYIKNLFKINALQINILDNYFEMALSIFLILFVQTIHYLKGNSRIHELVFKRSAPMRWAIYICFIFVVVLFGLNRQNTFIYFQF, from the coding sequence ATGGCCTCAGAACCCTCTTTGGTCATTTTGTTATTGGTATCCACCTCTGTAGACTACCTCTGCGGGCTTAAAATGGCAACCGTAACATCCAGAAAAAGTAAAAAACTACTTCTGGCACTTAGTGTTAGTGTCAATGTAGGTTTATTGTTCGTTTTTAAATATCTGAAGTTTTTTACCCTAAACATCAAAGAACTCCTTTTTTTCTTTGGATTAGAGATGGATACCTCCTCGGCATCCACAGGTTATAATTTTGCTGAGATACTACTTCCGGTAGGTATCAGTTTTTATACGTTCCAAACTATGGCCTATTCCATACAGATCTATCGAGGTGATATTCAACCTGAGAAACATTTTGGAAAATTTGCACTCTATGTTGCATTTTTTCCTCAGCTCGTTGCCGGTCCTATCGAAAGAGCTTCTCGTTTAATACCCCAGTTAAAGAAGAAAGTGTATTTCAATTATAAAGAAATCAGAAAAGGCATTTTTTATATGGCTTGGGGTCTATTCCTAAAGATTGTAGTGGCAGATAGACTTGGAATCTATGTAGATTTAGCATTTAATGATCCTGAATATTACCAGGGACCTCCTTTGATTCTAGGACATTGGTTTTTTGGCTTTCAGATTTATTATGATTTTGCAGCATATACGGCAATTGCAATTGGCGTCGCAAAAACTTTGGGAGTGGATCTTATTCAAAATTTTAACCGTCCCTTTTTCTCTAAATCGGCAGATGAGTTCTGGAGAAGGTGGCACATATCCTTAATGCAATGGATGCGCGATTATCTGTATAGACCTTTGATCAAGGATTTTAAATTCAATCGATTAAGTGCCGTGCTCTTAGTTTTTTTTATTACCGGTCTATGGCATGGTGCCAACTGGACATTTATCATATGGGGAATGCTAAATGCACTCTTGCTCATACTAGAAGTGGCGACAAAGCCTATCAGAAAAAAAATAATACAAAAACTCAGTTTTCCCAAAAGACTGTTTTCAATAATGGGTTTTGGTTTTATTTTCACCTACATCATGTTCTCTTTGATTTTTTTTAGGTCACCTTCGCTATCGCATGCTATATTGTACATTAAAAACCTTTTTAAGATCAACGCACTCCAAATCAATATTTTGGATAATTATTTTGAAATGGCCCTAAGTATTTTTCTTATTCTATTTGTGCAGACCATTCATTATTTAAAGGGAAATTCTCGAATTCATGAACTTGTATTCAAGAGGTCGGCCCCAATGCGGTGGGCCATCTATATTTGCTTTATTTTTGTTGTAGTGCTATTTGGTCTTAATCGACAAAATACCTTCATCTATTTTCAGTTTTAA
- a CDS encoding sugar transferase, translating to MYSKGIKRILDFFAALFALIFFLPIFLIVGIVLSISNNGKPFFFQKRPGKNGKTFTIIKFKTMNDKTDEKGELLPFEDRITPIGSFVRKYSLDELPQLFNIIKGDMSLIGPRPLLLQYIPLYNDFQKRRHEVRPGITGWAQINGRNTIDWDTKFGYDVWYVDNISFSLDLKILFLTIKKVLLKEGVNSGENLNMPDFMGN from the coding sequence ATGTATTCAAAAGGTATAAAAAGAATTTTAGATTTTTTCGCAGCGCTGTTTGCTCTCATTTTCTTCCTTCCCATATTCCTTATTGTCGGTATTGTATTATCAATTTCCAATAACGGAAAACCCTTTTTCTTTCAAAAACGCCCAGGGAAAAATGGAAAGACTTTTACCATTATCAAGTTTAAGACCATGAACGATAAAACAGATGAAAAGGGTGAGTTACTTCCTTTTGAGGACAGAATAACCCCTATTGGTTCATTTGTACGAAAATATTCATTGGATGAGCTACCACAATTATTCAACATAATCAAGGGAGATATGAGTTTAATCGGTCCCAGGCCACTCTTGCTCCAGTACATACCATTGTACAATGATTTTCAAAAAAGAAGACATGAAGTAAGGCCAGGTATTACTGGCTGGGCACAGATTAATGGTAGAAATACGATAGATTGGGATACGAAGTTTGGATATGATGTATGGTATGTTGACAACATTTCTTTCTCACTTGATCTGAAAATATTATTCTTGACCATAAAAAAGGTTTTACTTAAAGAAGGTGTAAATTCTGGAGAGAATTTAAATATGCCCGATTTTATGGGAAATTAA
- a CDS encoding GNAT family N-acetyltransferase produces the protein MTDKKLEAYQLKSDSDKAFYKEQLKKINSKNPFFKLELLQIDTISGGNLRYFIYYSKGAPVILMNFILRPIPSSTYFDVISPYGYNGPLFKDEIDCEVIADFWAKVDEWYAENNVISEFIRFNLNNNHKKYSGTIVHTLNNVRGTIIDEEAQWANFKPKVRNNYRKAVKNDLTFAIYHKNIDEGVLDSFHDIYTRTMKRNEATDQYFYPKEYFKNYTQNNPKRCAIALIFHDGKPISTELILLSKKTVYSFLGGTLSDYFTLRPNDYLKINILKWARENKYGFYVLGGGRKDGDSLYSYKKTFFSKDDDISYYTGRKIINKEAYYQEVKKNNALAESYSQENIVEGFFPKYRQHEK, from the coding sequence ATGACCGATAAAAAATTAGAGGCATACCAACTAAAGTCAGATAGCGATAAAGCGTTCTATAAGGAGCAATTGAAGAAAATCAATAGTAAAAATCCTTTTTTCAAGCTAGAATTGCTTCAAATAGATACCATAAGCGGCGGTAATCTGAGATATTTCATCTATTATTCAAAAGGAGCACCGGTAATTTTGATGAACTTTATACTTAGGCCCATTCCGTCCTCAACCTATTTTGATGTAATTAGCCCCTACGGTTATAATGGTCCGCTTTTTAAAGATGAAATTGATTGTGAGGTTATTGCGGATTTCTGGGCAAAAGTGGACGAGTGGTATGCTGAAAACAATGTAATTTCGGAGTTCATTCGGTTTAACCTGAATAACAACCATAAAAAATATTCAGGCACCATAGTCCACACGCTAAACAATGTAAGAGGTACCATTATAGATGAAGAGGCCCAATGGGCAAACTTTAAACCCAAAGTAAGGAACAATTACAGAAAAGCAGTCAAAAATGATTTGACGTTTGCCATTTACCATAAAAATATTGATGAAGGCGTATTAGACTCTTTTCATGATATCTATACCAGAACCATGAAGAGAAATGAAGCAACGGACCAATATTTCTATCCAAAGGAGTACTTTAAAAATTATACACAGAATAACCCAAAAAGATGTGCAATAGCATTGATTTTCCATGACGGAAAACCAATCTCTACGGAATTGATACTGCTGTCCAAAAAAACGGTGTACTCATTTTTGGGAGGCACTCTTTCCGACTATTTTACTTTAAGACCAAATGATTATTTGAAAATCAATATTTTAAAATGGGCACGTGAAAATAAGTATGGATTCTACGTTTTGGGAGGCGGTAGAAAAGATGGTGATTCCTTGTATTCTTATAAAAAAACCTTTTTCTCCAAGGATGATGACATTAGCTATTATACCGGAAGAAAAATAATAAATAAAGAGGCCTATTACCAAGAGGTCAAAAAGAACAACGCATTGGCGGAAAGTTACTCACAAGAAAATATAGTAGAAGGTTTCTTTCCTAAATATAGACAACATGAAAAGTAG
- a CDS encoding peptidoglycan bridge formation glycyltransferase FemA/FemB family protein, protein MKSSTKFSFIALTNAQEWDMALHDIGDFDFYHTFGYHELSAKEEEKPVLLVYKDENVRIALPIIIRPIPGTPYFDATSVYGYAGPVSKWSKKAHNNANFKKELLSFLKKQKIISVFSRLNPYITDQDKVLHGMGDISELGNIVYLDLKSNPDEQKTVFSKTTKRYLKKLRNFCDIHTAESPQEIKKFIELYHENMKRVNAAESYFFEESYFFSLLGQTSFKSKVFFVTLKETKEIISAAMMMYTNNDIVQYHISGTSDKYLHLSPIRLIIDEVRIKSYAEGYRVFNLGGGLGSKEDSLFNFKASFSKSFKRFRIWKFIVDETIYNQITQLNKDHLLNRNINFFPIYRYKNNEQET, encoded by the coding sequence ATGAAAAGTAGCACAAAATTTTCATTTATTGCACTTACCAATGCCCAAGAATGGGACATGGCCTTGCACGACATTGGAGATTTTGACTTCTACCATACTTTTGGTTATCATGAGCTATCTGCCAAAGAGGAAGAAAAACCGGTTCTATTGGTTTATAAGGATGAAAATGTCCGCATTGCCCTTCCTATTATAATAAGGCCCATACCTGGAACACCATACTTTGACGCCACTTCGGTATACGGCTATGCAGGTCCGGTAAGCAAATGGTCAAAAAAGGCGCATAACAACGCTAACTTTAAAAAAGAGCTGCTATCGTTCTTAAAAAAACAAAAAATTATAAGCGTCTTTTCAAGACTTAACCCTTACATCACTGATCAGGATAAAGTCCTTCACGGCATGGGGGACATTTCTGAACTTGGCAATATTGTTTATTTGGACTTAAAAAGTAATCCAGATGAACAAAAAACCGTTTTCTCTAAAACAACTAAAAGATATTTAAAAAAGCTTAGAAATTTTTGTGATATCCATACCGCCGAATCACCACAAGAAATTAAAAAATTTATCGAGCTTTACCATGAAAATATGAAAAGGGTGAATGCTGCGGAATCCTACTTTTTTGAAGAGTCCTATTTTTTTTCTCTTTTGGGTCAAACGAGTTTCAAATCAAAGGTTTTCTTTGTGACCCTAAAAGAGACCAAAGAAATTATTTCTGCTGCTATGATGATGTATACAAATAATGATATTGTGCAATATCATATATCGGGCACATCGGATAAGTACTTACATCTAAGCCCAATACGGTTGATTATAGATGAAGTTCGCATTAAAAGTTATGCAGAAGGTTATCGTGTGTTTAACCTAGGCGGTGGTTTAGGTAGTAAAGAAGATTCTTTGTTCAATTTTAAAGCGTCTTTTTCAAAGAGTTTTAAACGATTTAGAATCTGGAAATTTATTGTAGACGAAACAATTTACAATCAAATAACCCAATTGAACAAAGACCACCTTTTAAATCGTAATATCAACTTTTTCCCCATATACAGGTATAAAAACAATGAACAAGAAACATGA
- a CDS encoding ATP-grasp domain-containing protein produces MNILITSVGRRVSLVEIFKTELSKIFPEGKVFTVDSQIQLSAACKVADGAFNVPKVNDNDYLQTLIDICTVNEISLIVPTIDTELKILAQNKEVFLEHNVNVVISSLGFIEKCRNKYKIHDFFAANNIEVAKEYDKNDYNLPLFIKPYDGSRSVDTYVIQKQEDLTEYHFKNEKLMFLEYLSPSEFQEYTCDLYFDKNHDLKCAVPRKRLEVRDGEVSKGKTEENSIIPYIKKRLHHIEGARGCLTVQFFKHKTDDRIVGIEVNPRFGGGFPLTYHAGANYVKWLIEEYLLDKKIDEQFNSWEPNLLMLRYDKEILVHEHKD; encoded by the coding sequence ATGAATATATTAATAACATCTGTCGGCAGAAGAGTATCGCTCGTTGAAATATTCAAGACAGAGCTTTCCAAAATTTTCCCCGAAGGAAAGGTTTTCACAGTGGACTCCCAAATACAGTTGTCCGCAGCATGCAAGGTAGCTGATGGCGCGTTTAACGTACCCAAGGTAAACGACAACGATTACCTTCAGACATTGATTGATATCTGTACAGTTAATGAAATTTCCCTTATTGTACCCACTATAGATACCGAACTAAAAATACTTGCTCAAAATAAAGAGGTGTTTTTGGAACATAACGTGAATGTGGTCATATCAAGTTTGGGTTTTATAGAAAAATGTAGGAATAAATATAAAATACACGATTTCTTTGCAGCAAACAATATCGAAGTAGCCAAGGAGTACGACAAGAACGATTATAACCTCCCACTTTTTATAAAACCCTATGATGGTAGTAGAAGTGTAGATACTTATGTCATTCAAAAGCAGGAGGACCTCACTGAATATCATTTTAAGAACGAAAAACTAATGTTTTTGGAGTACTTAAGTCCATCGGAGTTTCAAGAATATACATGTGATCTGTATTTTGATAAAAATCATGACTTAAAATGTGCTGTACCTAGAAAGCGTCTAGAAGTAAGGGATGGAGAGGTCAGCAAAGGAAAAACGGAGGAAAATAGTATTATTCCATATATCAAAAAACGACTTCATCATATTGAAGGTGCCAGAGGATGCTTAACGGTTCAGTTCTTTAAGCATAAAACAGACGACAGAATTGTTGGTATAGAGGTGAATCCTAGATTCGGAGGTGGATTCCCATTAACATACCATGCTGGGGCAAATTATGTTAAATGGCTCATAGAGGAATATCTTCTGGACAAAAAAATAGACGAACAATTCAATAGCTGGGAACCAAATCTTTTAATGTTGCGCTATGATAAGGAAATTCTAGTTCATGAACATAAGGATTGA
- a CDS encoding HAD family hydrolase has product MNIRIEKEDVIVFDLDDTLYNEIDFLKSAYLEIAAKLEPKESFFLYAQMFSLYRKSENVFDFLTKKYNITKGELVQKYRNHLPSIQLFSGADDVLLKIKENDGKLAIITDGRSLSQRNKIKQLGLEPLMDHIIISEEIGSEKPSELNYRKVEDFFKAKNYTYIGDNVNKDFVTPNKLGWNTVGLIDNGKNIHKSQDVLSRPAHFLPKHLFTSYTDINIIA; this is encoded by the coding sequence ATGAACATAAGGATTGAAAAAGAGGATGTCATTGTCTTTGACCTTGACGACACTCTTTATAACGAAATTGATTTTTTAAAATCTGCGTATCTCGAAATTGCCGCCAAATTAGAACCAAAAGAGTCTTTTTTCCTATATGCGCAAATGTTTTCACTCTATAGAAAAAGTGAAAACGTATTTGATTTTCTCACAAAAAAATATAACATAACAAAGGGAGAACTGGTACAAAAGTATCGAAACCATTTACCCAGCATACAATTGTTCAGCGGTGCTGACGACGTTCTGCTAAAAATAAAGGAGAATGATGGAAAGCTTGCCATAATAACGGACGGTAGAAGTTTATCTCAACGAAATAAAATCAAACAGTTGGGACTAGAACCGTTAATGGACCATATCATTATTTCAGAAGAAATAGGAAGTGAAAAACCAAGTGAACTAAACTATCGTAAGGTGGAAGACTTTTTTAAAGCGAAGAACTACACATATATTGGTGATAACGTCAATAAAGACTTCGTTACACCAAATAAATTGGGATGGAACACTGTTGGACTCATAGATAACGGAAAAAACATACATAAATCCCAAGACGTTTTATCCCGACCTGCACACTTTTTACCTAAACATTTGTTTACATCATATACAGACATCAATATTATCGCTTAA